The following coding sequences lie in one Lolium perenne isolate Kyuss_39 chromosome 2, Kyuss_2.0, whole genome shotgun sequence genomic window:
- the LOC127332817 gene encoding uncharacterized protein — protein MKLLPVTVALLALFLVASYQDLTVAADGAAAVPDSVCDGKCKKRCSQKVAGRCMGLCKMCCGRCAGCVPSGPFASKDECPCYRDMKSPKSGRPKCP, from the exons ATGAAGCTTCTTCCTGTCACCGTAGCTCTCCTGGCCCTCTTCCTCGTTGCCTCGTACCAGGATCTCACCGTGGCTGCAG ATGGTGCCGCGGCTGTTCCTGACAGCGTGTGCGACGGCAAGTGCAAGAAGCGGTGCTCGCAGAAGGTGGCCGGGCGGTGCATGGGCCTGTGCAAGATGTGCTGCGGCAGGTGCGCCGGCTGCGTGCCGTCGGGGCCGTTCGCCAGCAAGGACGAGTGCCCCTGCTACAGGGACATGAAATCCCCCAAGAGCGGCCGCCCAAAGTGCCCTTAG